ATCAGTTTGCACCAACCTATTTCAAACATGATGAACGCTTATACTAAAGCCATTAACAAAAGGTATAATAGAAGAGGAAGCTTGTTTCAAGAACATTTAAAGCGAATAAAAATTACAGAAGAGAATTACTTGAGAAACCTTATTATATATTTAAATACAAATTCTACCCATCATCAAATAGAAGATTATAGAACATATAAACATTCATCTTATGATGCCTTGATAAGCGATCAAGAAACGTCTATAAAAAGAGATGAGGTAATAGAGCTATTTAGTGATGTGAATAATTTTAAGCATGTATTAAGTTCCAAAAAGTTGAATATTGAGACGTTGCAGGAATTAATTTTAGAATAAAAAAATAAACCAGACCAGACCTAACAGGTTTCAAAAACCTGTTAGGTCTATAAAACAACAAAAATGAAACACACATATCACATACACGGCATGACTTGCAACGGTTGTCGCAGTCACGTTGAAGACATACTTTCTAAAGTAGAAGGTGTTTCTAATGCAACCGTCAATTTAGAAAAGGCAGAAGCTACGATTGAAATGACATCGCATATTCCTATTGAAACCTTTCAAGAGGCTTTGAAAATGGATGGTGACACTTATACGATTCACATTCAGAACGATGACGAGATGAAACACACATATCACATACACGGCATGACTTGCAACGGCTGTCGCAACCACGTTGAAGACATACTTTCTAAAGTAGAAGGTGTTTCAAAGGCAAGCGTCAATTTAGAAAAGAAAGAAGCTACCATTGAAATGGCATCGCATATTCCAATTGAAACATTTCAGGATGCCTTAAAAAACGATGGTGGAAGTTATAGCATTCATAAACTTGGAGAAAAGCCATCTCAAAATGCAAAAGTAGAAATACCTAAAGGCAAAGGTACTGGAACATTTTATTGCCCCATGCATTGTGAAGGCGATAAAACCTATGACAAAGCTGGCGATTGTCCAGTTTGTGGAATGGATTTGGTAGAGGAACAAAACCTAGCAACTTCTAATGCAGAACAATGGACTTGCCCAATGCATCCAGAAGTTATAAAAGACGAAGCAGGAGATTGTCCTATCTGCGGAATGGATTTAGTGCCTATGGAACCCGACTTGTCTTCAGAAGAAAAGACCTATAAAAAACTCTTGAAGAAATTTTGGATAGCATCCATATTCACCTTGCCGATTTTCATCATTGCCATGAGTGAAATGCTCACCAACAATCCATTATACAACCTTATGGATCAAGTCAACTGGAATTGGGTACAGTTTGTATTGTCCATTCCAGTGGTATTTTATGCTACTTGGATGTTTTTTGAACG
Above is a window of Bizionia sp. M204 DNA encoding:
- a CDS encoding transposase, producing the protein MKHQPFEAEHFFHLYNRGNNDENIFLEQENYSYFLVLMKKYLLSVADVYSYCLLPNHFHVIIKFKEESQQEVGKNNSKISLHQPISNMMNAYTKAINKRYNRRGSLFQEHLKRIKITEENYLRNLIIYLNTNSTHHQIEDYRTYKHSSYDALISDQETSIKRDEVIELFSDVNNFKHVLSSKKLNIETLQELILE